From the Streptomyces sp. Tu 2975 genome, one window contains:
- a CDS encoding NADP-dependent oxidoreductase produces MRAITADRYGGPEVLKLTETADPKIAPDAVLVRVKAAGVNPVDWKIVAGYLDPIMHVHFPLVPGWDVSGVVEAVGLDATEFSVGDEVCGYVRKDEVQHGTFAELVAAPVRTLAKKPSSLDWRQAAGLPLAGLTAHQSLARIGVTRGDTVLVHAAAGGVGSFAVQIAVALGARVIGTASERNHDFLRSLGAEPVVYGEGLAERVRELVPDGVTAAVDYVGEDAVEVSQQLLTDRTRVASVVDASVTQRGGHHVWVRPSTDDLTDLGRLADSGSLTVNVDHALPLAEAGEAFRLSAEGRTRGKIVLEVD; encoded by the coding sequence ATGCGAGCGATCACAGCCGACCGCTACGGCGGCCCCGAAGTTCTGAAGCTCACGGAAACCGCTGATCCGAAAATCGCACCCGACGCCGTCCTGGTCCGTGTGAAGGCCGCCGGTGTCAATCCCGTCGACTGGAAGATCGTCGCCGGATACCTCGACCCGATCATGCACGTCCACTTCCCCCTGGTCCCCGGCTGGGACGTGTCCGGCGTCGTCGAGGCGGTCGGTCTGGACGCGACCGAGTTCTCCGTGGGCGACGAGGTCTGCGGCTACGTCAGGAAGGACGAGGTGCAGCACGGCACGTTCGCCGAGCTGGTCGCCGCCCCGGTACGCACGCTGGCGAAGAAGCCTTCGTCGCTCGACTGGCGGCAGGCCGCGGGCCTGCCGCTCGCCGGGCTCACCGCCCACCAGTCGCTGGCCCGCATCGGCGTCACACGCGGCGACACGGTACTGGTGCACGCCGCGGCCGGGGGCGTGGGCTCGTTCGCCGTGCAGATCGCGGTGGCCCTGGGCGCCCGGGTCATCGGCACGGCCAGCGAACGCAACCACGACTTCCTCCGCTCGCTGGGGGCCGAACCGGTCGTCTACGGAGAAGGCCTCGCCGAGCGCGTCCGCGAACTGGTGCCCGACGGCGTCACGGCGGCCGTCGACTACGTCGGCGAGGACGCCGTGGAGGTCTCCCAGCAGCTGCTCACCGACCGGACCCGCGTCGCGTCCGTCGTGGACGCCTCGGTCACACAGCGCGGCGGGCACCACGTCTGGGTGCGGCCGAGCACCGACGATCTCACCGATCTCGGCCGGCTCGCCGACTCCGGCAGCCTCACCGTGAACGTCGACCACGCACTGCCGCTGGCCGAGGCGGGCGAGGCGTTCCGGCTGAGCGCGGAGGGCCGCACCCGGGGAAAGATCGTGCTCGAGGTCGACTGA
- a CDS encoding methyltransferase domain-containing protein encodes MTDATDAARADVQADAALKAKHRKMWALGDYPTLAGELIPELGTALVEACGVASGDKVLDIAAGTGNAAIPAALAGADVVACDLTPELLEDGLQQARKQGVELEWREADAEALPFGDGEFDTVMSSVGIMFALTTRPPQANCSGSAARAGPSA; translated from the coding sequence ATGACTGACGCGACCGACGCGGCCCGGGCCGACGTCCAGGCGGACGCCGCTCTCAAGGCGAAGCACCGGAAGATGTGGGCGCTGGGCGACTACCCCACCCTGGCCGGTGAGCTCATCCCCGAGCTGGGCACGGCCCTGGTGGAGGCCTGCGGCGTGGCGTCCGGCGACAAGGTGCTGGACATCGCGGCCGGGACGGGCAATGCCGCGATCCCGGCGGCCCTGGCCGGTGCCGATGTCGTCGCCTGCGACCTCACTCCGGAGCTGCTGGAGGACGGTCTGCAACAGGCGCGGAAGCAGGGCGTGGAACTGGAGTGGCGCGAGGCCGACGCCGAGGCGCTCCCCTTCGGCGACGGCGAGTTCGACACCGTCATGTCCAGCGTCGGGATCATGTTCGCCCTCACCACGAGGCCGCCGCAGGCGAACTGCTCCGGGTCTGCCGCCCGGGCGGGACCGTCGGCCTGA
- a CDS encoding glutamate--cysteine ligase — MRTVGVEEELLLVDPDSGEPCALAAAVLASAERESGDSQEVFEPELQREQLEFATLPQESMDDLAGEIDRRRAEAAHHAERLGAAVAALATSPLPVSPSLWGGERYGWMAEEFGLTTQEQLTCGCHVHVAVESDEEGVAVLDRIRPWLPVLVAISANSPFWQGKDSGYSSYRSRVWARWPSAGPVELFGSADRYHEQVEAMVGTGALRDQGMIYFDARLSHRYPTVEIRVADVCLDAATTVLVATLVRALVETAAREWREGLPPVPHGVGLLRLAGWRASRSGLEERLIHPLTMRPEPAADVVRVLLDHVGDALKDTGDADRAAEAVAALHADGNGARFQRDLLHRTGSLRDVVAACVRRTAGH, encoded by the coding sequence ATGCGCACGGTGGGCGTGGAGGAGGAGCTGCTCCTCGTGGATCCGGACTCGGGCGAGCCATGCGCCCTGGCCGCGGCGGTGCTCGCATCCGCCGAGCGGGAGAGCGGCGACAGCCAGGAGGTGTTCGAGCCGGAGCTCCAGCGTGAACAGCTCGAGTTCGCCACGCTCCCGCAGGAGTCGATGGACGATCTCGCGGGCGAGATCGACCGCCGGCGCGCCGAAGCCGCCCACCACGCCGAACGCCTGGGCGCGGCGGTCGCCGCGCTGGCCACCTCGCCGCTACCGGTCAGCCCGTCGCTGTGGGGCGGCGAGCGGTACGGCTGGATGGCGGAGGAGTTCGGCCTGACCACACAGGAACAGCTCACGTGCGGGTGCCACGTCCATGTGGCGGTGGAGTCGGACGAGGAGGGCGTCGCGGTTCTCGACCGCATCCGCCCCTGGCTCCCGGTCCTCGTGGCGATCAGCGCGAACTCACCGTTCTGGCAGGGCAAGGACAGCGGCTACTCGAGCTACCGCAGCCGCGTCTGGGCCCGCTGGCCGTCGGCGGGTCCGGTGGAGCTTTTCGGGTCCGCCGACCGCTACCACGAGCAGGTCGAGGCGATGGTCGGCACCGGGGCCCTGCGCGATCAGGGAATGATCTACTTCGATGCCCGGCTCTCCCACCGGTATCCCACCGTGGAGATCCGCGTGGCGGACGTCTGTCTGGACGCGGCGACCACGGTGCTCGTCGCCACGCTCGTCCGCGCGCTGGTGGAGACGGCGGCACGCGAGTGGCGGGAGGGTCTGCCGCCCGTGCCGCACGGCGTCGGCCTGCTGCGGCTCGCGGGATGGCGCGCGAGCCGCTCCGGACTGGAGGAGCGGCTGATCCATCCGCTCACCATGCGCCCGGAACCGGCCGCCGACGTCGTACGGGTGCTGCTCGACCACGTCGGCGACGCCCTGAAGGACACCGGCGACGCGGACCGCGCCGCGGAGGCAGTCGCCGCGCTGCACGCGGACGGCAACGGCGCCCGTTTCCAGCGCGACCTGCTGCACAGGACGGGAAGCCTGCGGGACGTGGTCGCCGCCTGCGTGCGCAGGACCGCCGGTCACTGA
- a CDS encoding SDR family oxidoreductase → MPEENQEARDPGAKHPEPEFPKQEQQHPGWTGPMDPPPDHGEESYRGSGLLRDLKAVLTGGDSGIGRAVALAFAREGADVLFTHLPEEAEEAEATRQLIVDAGRKAVPVPCDIREEEQCRQLVDRAVAEFGHIDILVNNAAYQMSQPDGIGAITTEQFDRVMRTNLYGMFWVSKMALPHMPRGGCVINSTSVQAYKPSPHLLDYAMTKGAIVTFTQGLAQMVASDGIRVNAVAPGPVWTPLIPATMPDTAEFGKKSLFGRPAQPAEMAPAYVFLASPQAGYITAEIVNATGGTPLP, encoded by the coding sequence GTGCCCGAGGAGAACCAGGAGGCCAGGGATCCGGGGGCCAAGCACCCGGAGCCGGAGTTCCCGAAGCAGGAGCAGCAGCACCCGGGCTGGACGGGTCCGATGGACCCGCCGCCGGACCACGGCGAGGAGAGCTATCGCGGCAGCGGTCTGCTGCGTGATCTGAAGGCCGTGCTGACGGGCGGCGACTCGGGTATCGGCCGCGCGGTGGCGCTCGCCTTCGCGCGTGAGGGCGCCGATGTGCTGTTCACCCATCTGCCGGAGGAGGCGGAGGAGGCGGAGGCGACGCGGCAACTGATCGTGGACGCGGGCCGCAAGGCGGTGCCGGTGCCGTGCGACATCCGCGAGGAGGAGCAGTGCCGGCAGCTCGTCGACCGCGCCGTGGCCGAGTTCGGGCACATCGACATCCTGGTCAACAACGCCGCCTACCAGATGTCGCAGCCGGACGGCATCGGCGCGATCACCACGGAACAGTTCGACCGCGTCATGCGCACCAACCTCTACGGCATGTTCTGGGTGTCGAAGATGGCCCTGCCCCACATGCCCCGGGGCGGGTGTGTCATCAACTCCACGTCGGTGCAGGCCTACAAGCCGAGCCCGCACCTGCTCGACTACGCGATGACGAAGGGTGCGATCGTCACCTTCACCCAGGGTCTGGCGCAGATGGTGGCGTCCGACGGGATCCGCGTCAACGCGGTCGCGCCCGGGCCGGTCTGGACGCCGCTCATTCCCGCGACCATGCCGGACACCGCCGAGTTCGGCAAGAAGTCGCTGTTCGGCCGGCCCGCGCAGCCTGCGGAGATGGCGCCCGCCTACGTCTTCCTCGCCTCCCCGCAGGCCGGCTACATCACGGCCGAGATCGTCAACGCGACGGGCGGGACGCCATTGCCGTGA
- a CDS encoding class II fructose-bisphosphate aldolase, translating to MPLTPTEDIVRSAVQGGVGVGAFNVVQLEHAEAIVAGAEAAGRPVILQISENTARYHRALEPIALATLAVARASSAPVAVHLDHAESPDLVHQAVELGFTSVMFDASKLPYDENVAATARITTHCHARNVWVEAELGEVGGKDGAHAPGVRTDPAEAREFVAATAVDALAVAVGSSHAMLTRDAVLDFALITLLRDSVSVPLVLHGSSGVGDEGLTKAVAAGMTKVNVSTHLNKAFTQAARAYLDAHPETADPRKYLGPARDAVATAVAGLLAVLHGERADGHAATGAAVTAMASRPSR from the coding sequence ATGCCGCTCACGCCCACTGAGGACATCGTCCGCTCCGCCGTCCAAGGCGGCGTGGGCGTCGGAGCGTTCAACGTCGTACAGCTCGAGCACGCGGAGGCCATCGTCGCCGGCGCGGAGGCCGCCGGCCGGCCCGTGATCCTTCAGATCAGCGAGAACACCGCCCGCTACCACAGGGCGTTGGAACCGATCGCGCTCGCAACCCTCGCCGTCGCCCGTGCCTCGAGCGCCCCCGTCGCCGTCCACCTCGACCACGCGGAATCGCCCGACCTCGTGCACCAGGCCGTCGAACTCGGCTTCACCTCCGTCATGTTCGACGCCTCGAAGCTGCCATACGACGAGAACGTGGCCGCGACGGCGCGGATCACCACCCACTGCCACGCCCGGAACGTCTGGGTGGAGGCGGAACTCGGCGAGGTCGGCGGCAAGGACGGGGCGCACGCGCCCGGCGTACGCACCGACCCCGCAGAGGCACGCGAGTTCGTCGCCGCCACGGCCGTCGACGCTCTCGCCGTGGCCGTCGGCAGCTCGCACGCCATGCTCACCCGGGACGCTGTCCTCGACTTCGCGCTGATCACCCTGCTGCGGGACAGCGTCAGCGTCCCGCTGGTCCTGCACGGCTCCTCCGGCGTCGGGGACGAGGGACTCACGAAGGCCGTCGCGGCCGGCATGACGAAGGTCAACGTCTCCACCCACCTCAACAAGGCGTTCACCCAGGCCGCGCGGGCCTACCTGGACGCCCATCCGGAGACGGCCGACCCCCGTAAGTACCTCGGCCCCGCCCGGGACGCCGTCGCCACGGCCGTGGCCGGGCTGCTGGCCGTCCTGCACGGGGAGCGCGCGGACGGGCACGCGGCGACGGGAGCCGCGGTCACGGCAATGGCGTCCCGCCCGTCGCGTTGA
- a CDS encoding sugar isomerase produces the protein MSPHGSSRTSAEIASQPDVWRRAARSLPLHAAALPRRGERVAVVGCGTSWFMAQSYAVLRESGGHGETDAFAASEFPHGRRYDRLLAITRSGTTTEVLDLLRRVKGTVPTGAVTADPATPVMQAADAVAVLDFADEESVVQTRFATANLALLRAHLEAEDALPEGVRPLDRAIEDAERAIVEPLDPEVCAAEQFTFLGTGWTYGLALEAGLKMREAAGAWTEAYPAMEYRHGPISITGPGRVAWAFGRLPHGLADDVARVGGTLVAGSTDSAQDLDPLADLVRAQRLAVALAEARGHNPDRPRNLTRSVVLENSHA, from the coding sequence TTGTCACCCCACGGTTCCTCCCGTACCTCGGCCGAGATCGCCTCTCAGCCCGACGTCTGGCGCCGGGCGGCCCGGTCGCTCCCGCTACACGCAGCCGCCCTTCCCCGCAGGGGCGAGCGCGTCGCGGTCGTCGGCTGCGGAACCTCCTGGTTCATGGCCCAGTCCTACGCCGTGCTCCGCGAAAGCGGCGGCCACGGCGAGACGGACGCCTTCGCGGCCTCCGAGTTCCCGCACGGCCGCCGCTACGACCGCCTCCTCGCCATCACCAGGTCGGGCACCACGACCGAGGTCCTGGACCTGCTGCGGCGTGTGAAGGGCACCGTGCCCACCGGCGCGGTCACCGCCGACCCGGCGACGCCCGTCATGCAGGCGGCCGACGCCGTCGCGGTCCTGGACTTCGCCGACGAGGAGTCCGTCGTGCAGACCAGGTTCGCCACCGCCAACCTCGCGCTGCTACGCGCCCATCTGGAGGCAGAGGACGCCCTGCCCGAGGGTGTACGCCCCCTCGACCGGGCGATCGAGGACGCCGAGCGAGCGATCGTCGAACCCCTTGACCCCGAGGTGTGCGCCGCCGAGCAGTTCACCTTCCTCGGCACCGGCTGGACCTACGGCCTGGCGCTCGAGGCCGGGCTGAAGATGCGCGAGGCGGCGGGTGCCTGGACCGAGGCGTACCCGGCGATGGAGTACCGGCACGGGCCGATCAGCATCACCGGCCCGGGGCGCGTGGCATGGGCCTTCGGCCGGCTCCCGCACGGCCTCGCGGACGACGTCGCGCGGGTCGGCGGCACGCTGGTCGCCGGCTCCACGGACAGCGCCCAGGATCTGGACCCGCTCGCCGACCTCGTGCGCGCCCAGCGCCTCGCGGTCGCGCTCGCCGAAGCGCGCGGCCACAACCCCGACCGGCCCCGCAACCTCACCCGGTCCGTCGTCCTCGAGAACAGCCATGCCTGA
- a CDS encoding DeoR/GlpR family DNA-binding transcription regulator, which produces MSKHERWSRLLELLAAEGKLEVEEAATTLEVSPATIRRDLDELAEQQMLVRTRGGAVAHGVSYELPLRYKSSRHASEKQRIAAAVAELIGEGDVVGLNGGTTTTEVARALALRAAGGRRELSDVTAPSLTVVTNALNIAGELAVRPQIKIVVTGGVARPQTYELVGPLTVGVLNEVVLDVAVLGVDGVDPQLGLMTHQEDEASISRLFAERARRVVVVTDSSKMGRRAFARICGLDRVDVLVTDSALPSEMAARLSEAGIKVHAV; this is translated from the coding sequence ATGTCCAAGCACGAGCGGTGGAGCAGGTTGCTGGAGTTGCTGGCCGCCGAGGGCAAGCTGGAGGTCGAGGAGGCCGCGACGACGCTCGAGGTGTCGCCAGCCACCATCAGAAGGGACCTCGACGAACTCGCGGAGCAGCAGATGCTCGTGCGCACCCGGGGCGGCGCCGTCGCCCACGGTGTCTCCTACGAACTTCCGTTGCGCTACAAGTCCTCCCGGCACGCCTCCGAGAAGCAGCGCATCGCCGCGGCCGTCGCGGAGCTGATCGGCGAGGGTGATGTCGTGGGCCTCAACGGGGGCACGACGACGACCGAAGTGGCGCGGGCCTTGGCTCTCCGGGCTGCCGGCGGGCGGCGGGAGCTCTCCGACGTGACCGCGCCCTCGCTGACCGTCGTCACCAACGCGCTCAACATCGCGGGTGAGCTGGCCGTACGCCCCCAGATCAAGATCGTGGTCACCGGGGGTGTCGCCCGGCCGCAGACCTACGAACTCGTCGGCCCGCTGACCGTGGGCGTACTGAACGAAGTCGTGCTGGACGTGGCCGTCCTCGGGGTCGACGGAGTGGATCCGCAGTTGGGGCTGATGACGCATCAGGAGGACGAGGCGAGCATCAGCCGGCTGTTCGCGGAGCGGGCGCGCCGGGTCGTCGTGGTGACCGACTCGTCCAAGATGGGCCGGCGGGCCTTTGCCAGGATCTGCGGCCTGGACCGCGTCGATGTGCTGGTCACCGACTCCGCCCTCCCCTCCGAGATGGCGGCCCGGCTCAGCGAGGCGGGCATCAAGGTCCACGCCGTCTGA
- a CDS encoding NEW3 domain-containing protein — MRSAGRISSLRAMAVAAALLVPAPAATAAEPEPAPAPARTEVTIAPVDLAGPAISTVKVTVKNAGPDRMRSLRVSFAGPVGWAVQPSVRSVDGTFAAGATAAAEFRIQVPEPRSGFTVRTFTATATYKGGDGAGTVTATRSQRSGTPLADLADAYNNVGVTDESNPTPGNYDGGGNSFSAQKLADVGLTPGAAVRALGAELTWPEAAAGTKGNVSSAGQAVTLSGRGSKLVFLGSGVGSGATGKATVYYKDGSTGTGSFGFPNWSFDPANAHGATLVASSDGRNRQNGYGNAGIAYRIFAHSIPLDAAKEVDFVVLPGNGNIHVFDMAVAP; from the coding sequence GTGAGATCAGCCGGACGGATATCTTCTCTCAGAGCCATGGCGGTGGCGGCGGCGCTGCTCGTTCCCGCGCCCGCCGCGACCGCCGCCGAACCGGAGCCCGCGCCGGCTCCCGCGCGGACCGAGGTGACGATAGCGCCCGTCGACCTCGCGGGCCCGGCCATCTCGACGGTGAAGGTGACCGTCAAGAACGCCGGACCCGACCGGATGAGGTCCTTGAGGGTGTCGTTCGCCGGGCCGGTGGGCTGGGCGGTCCAGCCGTCGGTCCGCAGCGTGGACGGCACCTTCGCCGCCGGCGCCACGGCCGCCGCCGAGTTCCGCATCCAGGTGCCGGAGCCGCGCAGTGGATTCACCGTGCGGACCTTCACCGCCACAGCGACCTACAAGGGCGGCGACGGAGCCGGAACGGTGACGGCGACCCGCTCCCAGCGCAGCGGCACACCGCTGGCGGACCTCGCGGATGCCTACAACAACGTCGGCGTCACCGACGAGAGCAACCCGACGCCCGGCAACTACGACGGAGGCGGCAACAGTTTCTCCGCCCAGAAGCTCGCCGACGTCGGCCTGACCCCCGGCGCTGCGGTACGGGCGCTGGGCGCCGAACTGACCTGGCCGGAGGCGGCCGCGGGGACCAAAGGCAACGTCTCGAGCGCCGGCCAGGCCGTCACCCTGAGCGGCCGGGGCAGCAAGCTGGTCTTCCTCGGCTCCGGCGTCGGCAGCGGCGCGACCGGGAAGGCCACCGTCTACTACAAGGACGGCAGCACCGGCACCGGCTCGTTCGGCTTCCCCAACTGGTCGTTCGACCCGGCGAACGCCCACGGTGCGACGCTGGTCGCGTCCTCCGACGGCCGTAACCGGCAGAACGGATACGGGAACGCGGGGATCGCCTACCGCATCTTCGCCCACTCGATCCCGCTCGACGCGGCCAAGGAGGTCGACTTCGTGGTGCTGCCCGGCAACGGGAACATCCACGTCTTCGACATGGCCGTCGCTCCCTGA
- a CDS encoding Gfo/Idh/MocA family oxidoreductase, producing MPEIPAVSRRLLLGGALATGALAAGVGSAQAAAVTEAATAVDPAPRRRPGQKSMIDVAFEPYRTVRVGVIGLGNRGHGMSEGWSVVPGCTVTAVCDIRAERAKRTADRLAATGKPRPAEYGGSDESFARMLERDDIDLVYIATPWEFHYQQGRAALLAGKHVIVELPIATGLDELWDLVDTSERTRRHLILSENCSYGRNELAMLKMAHEGLFGDVTNGHGGYLHDLRALLFSDTYYTDAWRRLWHTRSTASFYAMHGLAPIAAAMDINRGDRMTVLRATATEPKGLADYRERFVPRSHPSWRETYINGDLVTCLIDTAKGRVIRAEHDVSSPRPYSRINSLAGSRGIFEDYAGTSTTGGRIYVEPDHGGHSWRDFDTYRKEFDHWLWKKIGDDAANNGGHGGMDYVLQWRTVQLMRAGLVPDIDVYDSAAWCAPVPLSVKSLAAGGRPVEVPDFTRGSWVNLRTGLDSRTSEMPPVA from the coding sequence ATGCCCGAAATTCCCGCAGTCTCACGCCGCTTGCTCCTGGGAGGAGCCCTCGCCACCGGCGCACTCGCGGCCGGTGTCGGCTCCGCACAGGCCGCCGCCGTCACCGAGGCCGCCACCGCCGTCGACCCCGCACCGCGGCGCAGGCCGGGCCAGAAGTCGATGATCGACGTCGCCTTCGAGCCCTACCGGACCGTCCGTGTGGGAGTGATCGGACTCGGCAACCGGGGCCACGGGATGAGCGAGGGCTGGTCCGTCGTCCCCGGCTGCACGGTCACTGCCGTATGCGACATCCGTGCCGAGCGCGCCAAACGCACCGCCGACCGGCTGGCCGCCACGGGCAAGCCGCGCCCTGCCGAGTACGGCGGCTCGGACGAGTCGTTCGCCCGGATGCTGGAGCGCGACGACATCGACCTCGTCTACATCGCCACGCCCTGGGAATTCCACTACCAGCAGGGCAGGGCCGCGCTGCTTGCCGGCAAGCACGTCATCGTCGAACTGCCCATCGCCACGGGACTGGACGAGCTCTGGGACCTCGTCGACACCTCCGAGCGGACCCGCAGGCATCTGATCCTCTCCGAGAACTGCAGCTACGGCCGCAACGAGCTGGCCATGCTGAAGATGGCGCACGAGGGGCTCTTCGGCGACGTCACCAACGGGCACGGCGGCTATCTGCACGACCTGCGGGCCCTGCTGTTCTCCGACACCTACTACACCGACGCCTGGCGCCGCCTCTGGCACACCCGCAGCACCGCCTCCTTCTACGCGATGCACGGCCTGGCGCCGATCGCCGCGGCCATGGACATCAATCGCGGGGACCGTATGACGGTGCTGCGCGCCACGGCGACCGAACCCAAGGGACTGGCCGACTACCGGGAGCGCTTCGTGCCGCGCTCGCACCCGTCGTGGCGGGAGACCTACATCAACGGCGACCTGGTCACCTGTCTGATCGACACGGCGAAGGGCCGGGTCATCAGGGCCGAGCACGACGTCAGCTCACCCCGGCCGTACAGCCGCATCAACTCCCTCGCCGGCAGCCGGGGCATCTTCGAGGACTACGCCGGCACCTCGACGACCGGCGGCCGCATCTACGTCGAGCCCGACCACGGCGGGCACTCCTGGCGCGACTTCGACACCTACCGCAAGGAGTTCGACCACTGGCTCTGGAAGAAGATCGGCGACGACGCCGCGAACAACGGCGGCCACGGCGGCATGGACTACGTCCTGCAGTGGCGCACCGTCCAGCTGATGCGGGCGGGACTGGTACCCGACATCGACGTCTACGACTCCGCCGCCTGGTGCGCGCCGGTACCGCTCAGCGTCAAGTCCCTGGCCGCCGGCGGCCGTCCGGTCGAGGTCCCCGACTTCACCCGGGGCTCCTGGGTGAATCTCCGCACAGGTCTGGACTCCCGTACTTCCGAGATGCCCCCCGTCGCCTGA